The window agaggcgaagggtcggtcgatcggcggtcagggtcagagcgaagatccatgggcgaggtcagaggaattagcgaagggtcggtcgaacggcgaacgggacaggaatgaggatccgtggacgtggtcgggaaacaaagcaaagagtcagaaaccggaggacgtgaacgaagagctagcgatgcttgtgaacgaagagtcgcgagaaagggcggttgtccctgacgagattctgcaaaggtcTCTGAgttgtgtcttttaaagggtaggtgctgaactagagtcaggtgctgtcgaatgagttgtgggcgtgaacgtgacaATCCTGAATCCCTCCATCATCAATGAATTTTTACAAGATAATTTCAGAGTCACTGCTCTTATGGAGCTGCTTTAATTCTCACAACCTGTTGCCCTCCTTACAGCAGGgctaactctgtgtgtgtgtgtgtgtgtgtgtgtgtgtgtgtgtgtgcgcgcatgctgTTCTCTGCAGCCTTTGGGGAAGTTGAGCTGTGGTTTTCCTCCTCGCTGTCTATGTAGCTCTGCTCAGAGTGCTGCCCACCTGCTGGCTCTTCGCCTCCGCCTCCTCGGTGCGCCGCAGTCACATGGAACCCCTACGATGGcgagtgtgtttttctgtgccGCTGCGCAGGCTGGGAGTGGTTGCCGGGGGAACTGATGCGAATGGCAGATAAAAGTGTAGCTGCGGCGCTGATCTCGATGAAGCCCTCGAGAGGGAGCGATGCTGCTCAGAACGTGCACCTCTCAGGCGCTCGCTGTGGTGCTCTGTGGTTGGCCAGCGGTCAACGGTCACGCCGGGATGGCGCTAACTTCAGTCGCTCCCGTTTCCACGCAGGCTGACTTGGTCCCGAAGGAGGGGCGGTACCGCATCAACTCAGATGTGTTCCTGTTTCCGTGGAAGCCGACCTTCCGGAACCCCTGGCGGGGCCATGTCCCCAAGGGGACTTTCGGAAGAGTCCACCTGGCACAGGATACAGAGACGGGCAAGCGAATGGCCTGCAAGCTGGTCAGTAATACCATCGAACACCTCTGCGACTGCGAACGTGAGGAATTATGGGAAACTGGTGGAGCTGGACTTGCTTCAATGAGCAGCTTAGACTCTCACATTTACAATTAATCCtcgctcgggggggggggtctggccATGCAGTCATTTGACCGACAAGTCATTCTGATATATCTGatatgtgattttttaaaaataatttgaaatggaCAGtaatcttattattattaaatacttACATATTGTTCAATTTAACATATATTATGAATTTTATGCATGGAAAAGACTTCAATATTTAAATCATTATTtacatatctatatatttaacaattcgggtttcattttgctgattaaCAAACCAAAAATTGATAATGATCATTATGCCGTGTTGGAAGGTGGCACGGTGTCAATTACTACAATTCCTTACCAGATCCCCAtctataattttatttataataatatgtaaagTAAATTGGTTGAAATATTGAAACAAGTGATTTTCAAAAAGCAATTTTTGTTACGCTTAtgacatttttcccattttttgaaaattctggtaagtgtatttaaaaaaacagcatcatGATGCACTGGACTGTCCAGCCATTCCAGCATTCAGTCGCCTGAGGTTCGGTCATGTGCTGATCAACTGTATGGGAATAAACAGCAACTGATTATCATCTGGCACagttaagttgccatttacttcaggagttaaaaaaaatgaaaaaccataAGACATTCAACGTTTGGCCCGTGCACGTCGGCAGATACCTTTGAAGGACTTCAGATCATCCGAAGTGGAGATCCAAGCCCGTCTCCGGCACACGAACGTGGCGCAGCTCTACGGCGCCGTGCTCTGGAACGGGACTGTGCACCTGTTCATGGAGGCTGCCGAAGGGGGCTCCGTGCAGGAGAAGCTGGACACCTGGGGACCCATGAGGGAGACGGAGATCATCTGGATCACCAAGCAGATCCTCGGGGCCCTGGACTACCTGCACTGCCGCCGAGTCATCCACCACGACACCAAGCGTACGCTGAAATGGGTCATGGGGGGCCTTCTTTCACCTTTACTGCTGTTTAGGTGTACCATGCTAGACATCAAGCACGAACAACCGCTGAGTTCGCACGTGCTACGTGTGGTTCGGACAGAACCTGCCAGAGGAAACTAGTTGAAACGGAAAAACGTTCATTGTTCGTTCTATAATACTCACATTGTAGTAATGGACATATGATATAATATGAATCCTTCAGTCAATTCCTGCAGTGAGCATTTCGCCCTGCTCTGAGGTGTCCAACTCGACCACATTAACTACAAGGCGGGAGGAGAAGCAGGTGGCcggcaggtggtgtagtggttagagctgctgcctgatAACCAAGGGACCCagattcgatccctgctcctgctgtagcacccttgatcgaggtactcaTCCTGagctgacagagtaaaaattactccgtggtataaatgggtaaatcactgtaaagttgattattaGACAGTAACCTTGGACAAATGGGATGTTCAACTGAATGAGTGTAAAAGGAATCCGCTGCGATTTTCTGTTCCTCAAACGTATTCACACCACTAGGACACTTTCGGACCTCCGACTGTCTGCGCTCTAAATTTCGCTCCGTCTCTCCTCGGCAGCCAGCAACATTGTCCTCATGTCTTCCAAAGCAGTCCTGGTGGACTTTGGGCTCTCGGTGCAAATGAGTGGGGACATTTTCTATCCAAAGGACTTTCGAGGGACGGAGGTGAGTCCCACAGCAGGGGGGTATGGACAGAACATGCAGCAAACTCTAAGAACCTCTGGCGTGCGTTGGCCTCAGCGCACCTCTCCGGCAGGCCGTCCCCGAGGGATTCTCCGCTTTACCGAGATGCTCCGTTTGTCCGCAGATGTATATGAGTCCAGAGGTGGTCGTCTGCAGGGGTCACAACACCAAGGCTGACATCTACAGCCTGGGGGCCACCATCATCCACATGCAGACTGGCTACCCGCCCTGGGTCAGAAGATACCCCCGGCCCGCCTACCCCTCCTACCTCTACATAGTAGGTGTCTTCTGTGACTGGTAAATAACAGTTCCTGCAAGGTGCACTTCCTCTGTACGACCTCACATCTAATATCTACTATGATAACTGGATGTTAGAATTATTTCCAGCATCAGCATGTTagcgtgggtgtgtcccctccccctccagcctttcgtcctgtgttgctgggttaagctccggctccccgcgatcccgtacgggacaagcggtttcagatggtgtgtgtgcatgttagCATTTACTAATAACAGGTAACAGAGCTGATTTTCCCAGTggcttgcaatcaaaggacctggattcaaatcccactcctgctgatTATGACACTgtgaatcaatacagtaaaagtaccctgctgtaaaaaaggCTCAATCAGTATACAAATCTCACactaagttgatttggagaagtgtcaaacaaatgaaaaaaagagtaatgaataaatgaataaattaaaaaaaaaaaactatgaccATACTCTGACTATGACAAGTCAGTTATGACCATTAAACTCTAACTTATCTGgtaatgtgtaaaaatgtgcatattAACAGATTACAAACATAATTTAACTAGATAATTAATGATAAATTGTGCACAGAATGCAGCAATTTCTTACCGTGGTGTTTGAAAGATCAGTGTGTATATGGAAAGCAGGACAACCCA of the Scleropages formosus chromosome 7, fSclFor1.1, whole genome shotgun sequence genome contains:
- the LOC108937580 gene encoding mitogen-activated protein kinase kinase kinase 8-like, with the translated sequence MDLLLSPVDTEIINVVDTCHPLGEQGASREERLSQGDTVDQGETQNLGGRKPVAGIQWMDGVTYGTVFDLLYFVNLISNGQTESLAHLARETGVLLNKADLVPKEGRYRINSDVFLFPWKPTFRNPWRGHVPKGTFGRVHLAQDTETGKRMACKLIPLKDFRSSEVEIQARLRHTNVAQLYGAVLWNGTVHLFMEAAEGGSVQEKLDTWGPMRETEIIWITKQILGALDYLHCRRVIHHDTKPSNIVLMSSKAVLVDFGLSVQMSGDIFYPKDFRGTEMYMSPEVVVCRGHNTKADIYSLGATIIHMQTGYPPWVRRYPRPAYPSYLYIIHKQAPPLEDIADDCSPAMRSFLQLALERHPGQRGTAKRLLRDKALHPLREQHPRCWSLDSVLGEGSRHPGQQRSQLCDTLKDFSLSTMRT